The following is a genomic window from Chrysemys picta bellii isolate R12L10 unplaced genomic scaffold, ASM1138683v2 scaf141, whole genome shotgun sequence.
acagagggctgatcacctcctccccataccgtgctgcctggtgcagtagtctgggagctgaccttgttcgtgaaaacagaggcaaaaaaagcattgagtacattagctttttccacatcctctgtcactaggttgcctccccattcagtaaggggcccacactttccttgacctttttcttgttgctaacatagctgtaaaaaacccttcttgttactcttaacatcccttgttatctgcaactccaagtgtgatttggccttcctgatttcactcctgcatgcctgaacaatatttttatactcctccctggtcatttgtccaatcttccacttcttgtaagcttcttttttgtgtttaagatcagcaaggatttcactgttaagccaagttggtcgcctgccatatttgctattctttctgcacatcgggatggtttgctcctgcaacctcaataaggattctttaaaatatagccagctctcctggattcctttccccttcatgttagtctcccaggggaccttgcccattagttccctgaaggagtcaaagtctgcttttctgaagttcagggtccgtattctgttgctctcctttcttccttgtgtcaggatcctgaactcgaccatctcatagtcacttctcccaggttcccatctacttttgcttcccctactaattcttccctgtttgtgagcagcaggtcaagaagagctctgcccctaattggttcctccagcacttgccccaggaaattgtcccctacactttccaaaaacttcctggattgtctgtgcactgctgtattgctctcccagcagatatcggggtgactgaagtcccccatgagaaccagggcctgcgatctagtaacttctgttagttgccagaagaaagccttgtccacctcatccccctggtctggtggtctataacagactcccaccatgacattacccttgttgctcacatttctaaactgaatccagagactctcaggtttatctgcagtttcatactggagctctgagcagtcatactcctctcttacatacaatgcaactcccccaccttttctgccctgcctgtccttcctgaacagtttatatccatccatgacagtgctccaatcatgtgagttatcccaccaagtatctgttattccaatcacatcataattccttgactgtgccaggacttccagttctccctgcttgtttcccaggcttcttgcatttgtgtataggcacttaagataactcgctgatcgtcctgctttctcagtgtgaggcaggagtcctcctctcttgtgctctcctgctcgtgcttcctccttgtatcccacttccctcagggctttggtctccttaccccccacccccgccaacgaacctagtttaaagccctcctcactaggttagccagccttcttgcaaaccccaagtaagttgggcagtgtccttttcccctcttccaacccttatcttctatgattctatgacccagtagggccaggctgcactggggcctaACCCTGTTTAGGTCAAACCACTCCTGTTACTGAGGTGTCACACGGGCACCAATGtgccttaagccattttaaacaaaccccaaacccaccccgcagcctcacccggatcaatacgggctgctgagctgcccagcgtctgagctgctgcctcatggagaacaagggaaattcaagtccatgccaggaaaagcaggatgtgccttcccctctcctcaccccatcctACTGGGATCCGGAAGCTCTTTATCCGGCAGCTACGGGAGATCCTAACAGtacaaacacagcagctgttctgtgctctgcaacgggagctcgcacccaaactaagacctgattaatcacagatccagggttctagactctcccctcgccctggggtgctaaaacaccaccagagacagagggGAGTTAACATCTCCTCTCTAGGATGACACCTCTAACGACCTGCTTCCACTACAGATACGACCCACTGCCATTGCTGACTGGGAGTACAACTGGACTGGTGCTGACACAACTTAGCCCTATGTAGCCAAGGACAAACCacactcaggagttccaggcactGGGGTGAAACCCAGCGTGAAGAACcttctgggagccatgaaaggtcagagatccaagaagccttttcccttcatttaaccctggtctatgggggggggggggggggggggggggcgctaattTACTCTCCCTCAACCTGAGCTCTGCAAACAGGAAGAATCATGTCTGAAAGCTCCGCCCTGCCCTGAGACGCGGGGAATGAAACACCCTGGGCAGCGCCTGGACCCGGGGATTTCCCAGTCTGAGCACCTCACGGGGCTGCGACGGGCTTGTCAGCGTgtgcagcacccatgggtgctctggccccaacgaagcctcaccccctggctgggtgaggttggcattagatgaaggggttacagttcagtggatctcagcaccccactacacacagtgtcccagcagcgaccctggcagcacctggcacaagggggccagGACCCCCCAGTCACTATAGCAACGTCACCGTTCCATGTCAGTGATcgctcagtgctggggggtggggggagcggtgTGGTTATCCTGACACCTCTGAACGCAGAGCCCAgaactgccccccgacacccagctcccccctccctgcgccccccagcccgactgcccccccgacacccagctcccccatccctgcgccccccagcccgactgccccccgacacccagctcccccctccctgcacccccatcccgactgccccccgacacccagctcccccctccctgcaccccccagcccgactgcccccctcacaccgagctcccccctccctgcgccccccagcccgactgcccccccgacacccagctcccccctccctgcgccccccagcccgactacccccccacacccagctcccccctccctgcgccccccagcccgactacccccccacacccagctcccccctcctttcaccccccccacacagctcccccctccctgcgccccccagcccgactgcccccccacatccAGCTCCCCCCTctctgcgccccccagcccgactgcccccccacacccagctcccccctccctgcaccccccagcctgactgccccccgacacccagctcccccctccctgcgccccccagcccgactgccccccgacacccagctcccccctccctgcgccccccagcccgactacccccccacacccagctcccccctccctgcgccccccagcccgactgccccccgacacccagctcccccctcctttcaccccccccacacagctcccccctccctgcgccccccagcccgactgccccccgaaacccagctcccccctccctgcaccccccagcccgactgccccccgacacccagctcccccctccctgcaccccccagcccgactgcccccccacacccagctcccccctccctgcaccccccagcccgactgccccccgacacccagctcccccctccccggggtctCCCCCCCGATACTCACGGCAGTGGCCCCCCCGGCagggctacagcccccagcagcagcagcaggcgcagCGCCAGGGCCATGCCCGGTCTCGGCCCCACAACCCGAGAACCCCGCGGGGCGCTGAGACCGGACTCCAGCTCCCCGCTACTGGCCGTGTGAGCCTCCAGTCTGCAGGGATTGGCTGAGAGGGGACCATCCCGCCAATAGctgcgcgcagccccgcctccgtcaccggtcgctgggcagaACCCGCTGGGCCGGCTGGCGAAGGGGAACCGAATGTCtgagccgggggggcgggggcgggatgaGACCTGGGCCCCGGGGCTGTAATGGGCGGAGCCGCCATTAGCTCGGCCggtctctggccccgcctctctggggtcagctggtccgtgtgttccgaggctggaactcggggggccgcacccccgggctgggggcgggtggCACTAGGGGAAGGGGTCACAGTTCGGGTCAGGGGCTCTCAGCCCCGcactacacacagtgtcccagcagcgcccttagctctagtcggacctgcagcccccaggcccgcGACCCCTTCCTGGAGCTCAGGGACTTGTCTGTCCGGCTGGGAACTTTAATCACTTTCTGGATTTCATGAAttaaccccttcccgcccctctccctttgcggggagtgaccccacaacaacccctggcactcctacagcctcactgcccccagtgatttgccctggaagcagcaaatctagggctagaacccaggagtcctggctccagccccccgaTCTAAGCACAAGGGGATGGTGCCCCAACtcctgtattttctttgcttttgcaagTAAGGGGGCTGTTTACCTCATTTCGGGGAATTATTTTTCGTTAGTCTcctcttgggggcagaggaggtacCAAGGCTCTGGGGCCTGAGACGTTTGCCCCGTGCTGCAGTACAGTCACTGTGGGCGTTATTATCACTGGGCTTTGCACACTGCCCTGGGCCCGTCTCTCCGGGTCTGGGGAGCCAGGCtaatgggaaacttccccagctgggatgctgtcaaggctgattccccatgctggcacttcgagtgcagaagaggggggttccacaaggactctaaaaattaatactggccactccaggcttgtattaaactcccaaggttacagatccCCCTGGCCGtggattggtaaatgctgccacccctttgagagcccaggaaggcgcacttgggaattccttcctgtggggtacccccaaactcttcccccccgtctggggaagaactgaaaaaaggaaaagaaatcagctgctgccaccagctaactgaaaaacatgcacagacctcttaaaacacagaaatccaataatgttcttaaaaaaggatcTCCCAGCAGTACGCCTTCTTactctcagctcctagtgcctcttgctcccagatcctcacacacaccaccacaaactgaagtgagctcctttttaaacccaggtgccctgattagcctgccttaattgagtctagcaggttcttcttaattgactccaggtgtcctaattagcctgcctgccttaaattggttcaagaaagttcctgcttgttctagtgcagcccctgctctggtcactcagagaacagaaaactattcatccaatggccagtatatttgccttctacaaggcttctgtaccccacttgtttgggtctgtcacatatccctcccccctgctcaacaccaaggggttgggcagcttgggacgccagacagtgcacacgtgacaagccatcggcattgccgtgatggctccctgctctgtgttgcacacggaactggaaaggttggagggataagaaccacctggtcaccctagtgttcttctccttgttccgttgcatccattgaagaggggcatggtcggtcacgaggacaaatctgcgcccgagcaggtagtagcgcaacgtttccatggcccattttacagcgaggtactctctctccaccacagcatatttttgttccctcggaaggagtttcctactgaggtagagaactggatgttcctcttccccaaccatctgtgatagaacggcccctaaccctacttccgatgcatccgtctgcaggataaattccttggtaaaatctggggctatcagtacggggttactgcagagggcagtctgtaggtctgtgaacgctctctctgctccgtcagaccatctcaccagatcaggtccgtgggctttcagtaggtctgtcagggggcttgcccttgtggcaaagtgggggctaaatcgtcggtaataccccaccacacctaggaatgcccggacttgtttcttgcgatgtggtcggggccaattttggatggcctctaacttgttcagttggggttttaccaaaccttttcccacaatgtagccaagatatttggcctccgtaaaccctacagcacacttagcaggattagctgtaaggccagctcgcctgaaggtattgagcactgcctccaccttcgaggtgggtttcccagtctggggtatgaatgaccacatcgtccaggtaggcagcagcataatgattatgggggtgtagtagcttatccatgaggcgctgaaaggtagctggggtcccatgtagtccaaaagggaggacagtgcggctttagcctgttctggtttgacacatacacacacaccccgccccaacccgccccgccccacaaaaagctgccattttgcaactgtcatgggccggcagcagctataatcaaacttgggacctctggagcttcacacgggagcctctgctgtagggttctcaacctatttcccattgggggctgcatatgccgcgctctgcgttatgtgggctgtgcctacacaagatgtaataccagggtcgtgatagatatacctgggcgggggggcggggggtgaatgagccggtttctgtccaagagtctggattgctctgggctgctgatcccggcaaggtcattgtgaatccctgcgctgagtgctgaaggtggcctgggaaaagcatgtgtggggcgggggaggggtgtctatgttaatcccggctgaaataaatggccatgcccttgctagggcagcgcttacagtgcacccctcagcgacccggctccattttgaactctttttggccaggactgtggcccctggcgactctgcccactttaagactggcctgagctgggcccacagaacagctgcagtgtcagcagcgtgtccccctctgggctgctgggctgcagtgcagggggcagcatgcctggcgtggggcacacagcagctctgtgccctgggtcCCTCTCACCTGgcgctcatctgaggggggcagagccctgccggaggctgcccagctgctgtctctgtgtgggtgagcgggcactgccctccggctggtggtagtgactgtggacggggggagctgggacagagggggttgctccgagcagcactccccttgcagcggtgcagcgcggggagagagaaggcagctccttccccaccacagggagcgctccagccggccctgacccgcccgggacccgggagccaggacatcggagccgcaatctttgaatggtttttaccatgcagctgggtcccagctgtgtgctaatcgggccggctgcagagatggagacagtggccgggccgggggagaggtgaatggtgggcttcaccccatCTCCAgagacttgccccccccccccccatgctgagcccctttgaacatccagccatgtcctgcggtgcctacctgggagctgagctcttctgaaaatctggcccagtagttgagccctctgaaaactctggccttagcatctaagggtaacattttcaagagtggctaagtcacttaagtgcctaaatcccagtgagttctagtgggatttaggcacttgtgaaactctctcctggtctcatgtccagcggtttctgtcccctgcagggttccagtccagctctctcctgcttctgtctgcgctgtccatgatggcgctcctttgcgtagcccccgtgcagggcaacggggccctggcccacaagaaggtcgagaggggtgagtagagaacccgtcggagagcttctatcatctgccatatccgagatcagggcatcgtgggcctgattctgctcctctcccccatgccggggtcacccctagatccacttatccactgaatgcaccttccagccccccctgTCAGCGCTGGGCCCCAAGgaacgctgagttctccgaagggatcgCGAGGCTGGCCTGCGCTAGTGaccccactactcccattcgcaggcctccagcgcctgggaatgggccagccggggtgggggaggtgctgctcgactggctgtttgctttccacagcttcgttatccctttctccggtaacggctgccaagcccccggcagtgactgaagagcgctggtgccaaccacagggcagcgtgtgggaaccaggcaccccccccaaattagctgggagttctacccttccatctcaccaactcctatactagggctagccccggctagcagctggggatctctcgctcatgcctagaagccttgcccccagagtccaggcagcagggagagccagtttctccttgtcaggggttttcattcccttctccccacacctccagcggctctgggagctgctcaggggcttgcccaggcaggccaggggccgaaccagctccagaggtggccctgagcccctgcccccgcagagctcagcagctcctccccctcggctcagctatgggggtggggcacacagggggattgtctggggggtaggggagctgggggggctcaggctcgagggatgaccctggggaggggaggagcagtataaccacagtgctttcattctaccaggatagttcgggacaatttccgccccaaagacaagcccctcgataggatgtctggaattttcaaaggcaccacagggagttgggtgcccaaatcccactgaattccaatcacagtcgggtgtcaaactcccttaggctctttgaaaactcccatttaaattgtcactgatgggtttcataattgacattcgctgagatggatctggcagcgtctcccccaccctcgccaaatgatttcttcagcagtacagactcaggaaggatacagagccttggtttacacttgattcatctcttctaggtttcttcaaaaccagcagagcaagaaactattcttattttattggtaaaatgaaagtgtaagatctggagccggattctgtggccaggaatggccggggcggattctgtggctgtagtattgtgaaatacacaggacctgcctctaaaaacccagcctccagttaccccaggctgatttgattgagctagctagcgggcgctctctctctctccctcccctcccccccgcccccttaacctgatgttcgtggcatttcagggttccccaaagactgcagcaacatccccagggacagccccagcggggtccatgtcatccagccggcaggctctcccccctcgagtggtgtggtgtgacatggacaccgaaggcaaaggctggacccttgtgcagagaaattcttacaacacagagatcacctggaaggagtcctggagcacctacaagtacggctttgggaacgtgcagcaggattactggctgggcaaccagtacctgtccctgctcacgcggcagaacatctacaaggtccgctttgtggtggaggacaaatccaacagcacccgctacgcagagtacgacatcttcagtgtcgaggatgagcccagcgggtacccgctCAGGTTGGGaaggtactctggggacggcgaggactatctcaccacctaccactccggcctggggggcatacacgacaacatgaagttcagcacgactgacaaggatcaggaccaggccagtgggaattgcgcaagtagctatggaggctggtggtacgacaagtgtcagaacatcctgctcaatgggaaaggctacatctactgggcagggttctgtaagagtggggagtgcaggtcttccctcatcctggttaagccaacagacgtatgctgggtccggcaggaggagcccatcctccttgggagccggcgccgctgagaaggggagacaatattagatcagacatggcgcgccagcccccacctaatcagtgcagtccctgcaatgcctctactctgctcactcccttcctgttggcttctgcatggtaaatcccctggaatgcgttcgaatgacacgaaaagcgtgattggtgtgtataactggacccccgcTTCTACTCTGCCTctctggaagccatgtcactcactacgactttagacccacatttacctctgcttctcccagccctgccactgcccctcggcattagtgatcaatgaatcatgacactggatttctagcaactgtcattgagcatttaaatgggggatgactcaaagccaggactttacatctgaattctgcatgtattagcagtggtgagtttgggttcaaaaacctgccctctgtttttaataaatatggttattacatgagaaaacattgcaacagtaattaggtgctgataaaccactgagattagatagacgtgcaacgaaaccacacaataaagatattggtgtccctcttcaacccaaggggctagtcaaagtttggggccctggggatgttccagtggggagcagaaattggcaatggagtctggtaattgtttgatgtcttgtttattgacaaggaacatacagagtcctgcttctccaaacacagcaggaaccaacagcagggattagcctccctgctctcagctccaagcctctttagccagcacctggcccaaaagctctctatgctcctcccaagatcacaccatgctcacaggctctgctcggctttcctgctctgcctccgtgtcctggctgcactgcccggcttgtCTCGGTCTGTAGTaggtccggggtggggctcgtcccttcccggttcgccaatacagccccgctacaaagcgaataacagttagggccccgacctttgggtaggggctaagcacacaattgacagtttagggctcaggcccctatgcagggactgagcacacaattgacagtttagggctcaggcccctatgcagggactgagcacacaattagcagttcagagctcaggcccctatgcagggactgagcacacaattagcagttcagagctcaggcccctatgcagggactgagcacacaattagcagttcagagctcaggcccctatgcagggactgagcacacaattagcagttcagagctcaggcccttatgcagggactgagcacacaattagcagttcagagctcaggccctgggtcagggcggggcaacacaccaatagtcagtcagtagcccaggccttgtagcaggggctgggtcagtttgggttagcccaggccctaggtcagggcggggcagccaacagatagtctgtcaggggcccaggccccttggacaaggaggaggaggagagactgccacccagcacggggtggcagggggggaacacaggcccacccactccactgtgttccagcccggggccctatccgcagcagtccgtctgccacgcagtcagtggggatcctgaccgcaacacactgacatgggttcggggtctgctatccccgggccacttcccatctcctcctccatgggtacctgctcctcctgagtttcgtctgctgggtcgcagatcataggctcctccgggccccaagcagcaggtaggtctgtcactccctctgggccctcggcggggggaagctcagaccgctcctcaggataccgggctctcggcaggctcggccagtcctcctcaggataccgggctctcggcaggctcggccagtcctcctcgggataccgggctctcggcagccttggccagtcctcctcgggataccgggctctcggcaggctcaggtccgtggaagctcgggcaccagcgtctgtcctctcctgctgccggccagctactgagcgctggggcctggcctttatacttcctgtcccaccccttgacttccggggggcggggacaggccgcggtggctccgcccactctggcggcttttctggctcatcgcttcctggggcgcctggaagccaggccgccccgctacactgtcacacacgcaccagctcagaacaatgctcggtggcatcctctgcccacctggggctagtttttgggcacacgccatcatggcttgttctacacgagaccccttacctgttgcttccagctgtcttaaatgaagagtgcatcctcacagctgtgtcaatgagattttaactccacccatcacatggtataatccagctcctagcagtgtatttatctgtcaggctgacgtcctctgagcatctctgagcatctcctgcctgtttggcttcagtcacttcaatcaaagttcattgtgaccagatgctgaacaccataaatgctaacagccaggggcaggagcaccccccccacccccccgaacacggaaagaacaggctaaagaacaagtcagctgggcctgatgaagttcaccctcaggcagggcttccaaatcgtgggctgtagcccaaagatgggccatgacgtagtcctggctggtccactggcaggggtgaagatgggggggaatgtgaaggggcattgcccccccccaaactgcatctttccagtcccctcctgaccatggcccttcagtgcatccccaggacacaaggccctgtctacttggccttcctgacagagcctgcgtggagagcgtgcataggggggagtttggggggcaggtttggaaacagggatgttttcagggggagggaagctgggagccgctgagatgcagctggaaggtttcctcctccctcctcagcatctggggtgcagacaggggggagggggttgctattttgcagttgggagtatcagggaccccgcccccccgtgcattaagctgtcccctccatctcggttgctggtggtgaggtgggggggtgctgttttgcagtgggggagcgggggaatcCCCCTGCgcagggcactgacctctccccttcccgcctcccatctccgctgtccgtgctgggagccacccccaccccccactctgcccattgcaggctgcgcttggtgccctccccagccagccatccctcgccaggctggagcatgacgctgcaagcggggacatcctcagcctgtcccgggcagccagctcgctcagccgttttgctgCCTGGGGactccctgccaaacccagggttcccctgcaccattccccccaacttggggtcccacccacaccccaactcccccctgaacatggctacccctccccttccaaaacaacctgaactcttcatacgccacagcccagccccacccctccccatgagccacctggcagcagtgccctccataggaccaaactgctctccatgtcgccctcccaccccaaccccacagggccaggctggtgctctctggggctggaccccgtctgtgactggggtttcagcactcctgcttcacagatgtatacagagcactgtataaccagagttgtcataactataaagggaagggtaacagctctcctgtgtacagtactataaaatccctcctggccagagactccaaaatccttttccctgtaaagggttaagaagctcggataacctggctgacacctgacccaaaggaccaaaaaggggacaagatactttcaaatcttggtgcggggaaggcttttgtttgtgctctttgtttgggaagtcattcgctcttgggactgagagggaccagacatca
Proteins encoded in this region:
- the LOC135978142 gene encoding fibrinogen-like protein 1-like protein, whose translation is MSSSRQALPPRVVWCDMDTEGKGWTLVQRNSYNTEITWKESWSTYKYGFGNVQQDYWLGNQYLSLLTRQNIYKVRFVVEDKSNSTRYAEYDIFSVEDEPSGYPLRLGRYSGDGEDYLTTYHSGLGGIHDNMKFSTTDKDQDQASGNCASSYGGWWYDKCQNILLNGKGYIYWAGFCKSGECRSSLILVKPTDVCWVRQEEPILLGSRRR